One genomic window of Elaeis guineensis isolate ETL-2024a chromosome 2, EG11, whole genome shotgun sequence includes the following:
- the LOC140855533 gene encoding DEAD-box ATP-dependent RNA helicase 53-like has translation MMNYLLRRSASIVSSASRQTLAALVSSELLRLPSLIPAEPFSSGSAAVSRASHPFHGFAAAEKLGSGGLRKREFHFSAGQLGFRATDVARAEYAVEEFYDEEKGSAKRGDEGLEIARLGISQEIVSDLARKGITKLFPIQKAVLEPAMQGRDMIGRARTGTGKTLAFGIPIMDKIIRFNAKHGRGRNPLAIVLAPTRELARQVEKEFRESAPLDTLCVYGGVPIQRQMRTLDYGVDVVVGTPGRIIDLLNRGALNLSEVQFVVLDEADQMLAVGFDEDVEIILEKLPPNRQSMMFSATMPSWIRRLTQKYLKDPVTIDLVGDSDQKLPEGITLYSIASDNYAKPSILGSLIKEHAKGGKCIVFTQTKRDADRLAYAMGRRFECEALHGDISQNQRERTLAGFRDGRFNILIATDVAARGLDIPNVDLVLHYELPNSSELFVHRSGRTGRAGKKGRAILIYTNEQTRAVRTIERDVGCKFTELPRIMVEGGGEDMFGGMGGRFDTYGGGRMGGSGFGRGGGSGGSGFGRSGGFGGPSGRSNRYGESGSGRSGSFGGSSSGRYGGFGGSSFGRSGGFGDSSSRRAGGFGDSTSGRFGSSGDSSSGHFGSFGNSGFGRSSGFSSSSTNGGFGGPGAGNFGSYNGDSGKDNADDAWPGRSSMSSS, from the exons ATGATGAATTACTTGTTGCGGAGGTCGGCCTCGATCGTCTCTTCGGCGTCTCGGCAAACCCTAGCCGCCCTCGTCTCGTCGGAATTACTCCGTTTGCCCTCGTTGATCCCGGCGGAGCCCTTCTCCTCCGGTTCCGCCGCCGTTTCCCGTGCATCCCATCCGTTTCATGGCTTCGCGGCTGCAGAGAAGCTCGGGTCGGGTGGCCTTCGAAAGAGGGAGTTCCATTTCTCGGCGGGGCAGCTGGGATTCAGGGCTACGGACGTCGCGCGGGCGGAGTACGCCGTGGAGGAGTTCTATGATGAGGAGAAGGGGAGTGCGAAGAGAGGGGACGAGGGGCTGGAAATCGCCAGGCTGGGGATCTCGCAGGAGATTGTCTCTGATCTCGCGAGGAAGGGAATCACGAAGCTTTTCCCTATACAG AAAGCTGTCCTTGAGCCAGCAATGCAAGGACGGGACATGATTGGTCGTGCGAGGACCGGGACAGGGAAAACCCTTGCTTTTGGTATTCCTATCATGGATAAAATTATCCGCTTTAATGCTAAACACGG GCGAGGTAGGAATCCTTTGGCCATAGTCTTGGCACCTACTAGAGAACTTGCTCGACAAGTGGAGAAGGAATTCAGGGAATCTGCCCCCTTGGACACCCTCTGTGTCTATGGGGGTGTACCAATTCAGAGGCAAATGAGAACACTTGATTATGGTGTTGATGTTGTAGTAGGAACTCCAGGCCGAATTATTGATTTGCTGAACAGGGGTGCCTTAAATTTGTCAGAAGTCCAATTTGTTGTTCTTGATGAAGCTGATCAGATGCTTGCTGTGGGCTTTGATGAAGATGTAGAGATAATATTGGAAAAATTACCCCCGAACCGCCAAAGCATGATGTTCTCTGCAACAATGCCAAGTTGGATTAGAAGGCTTACGCAGAAATACTTAAAAGATCCAGTTACTATTGACCTT GTTGGTGACTCTGATCAAAAATTACCAGAAGGAATTACTCTTTACTCAATTGCTTCAGATAATTATGCAAAGCCATCAATTCTTGGGTCATTAATAAAG GAACATGCTAAAGGAGGCAAATGCATAGTGTTCACTCAAACAAAACGTGATGCGGATCGGCTGGCCTATGCTATGGGTCGGAGATTCGAATGTGAGGCTCTTCATGGAGACATTTCAcagaatcagagagaaagaacaCTTGCTGGCTTTCGGGATGGTCGCTTTAATATTTTAATAGCTACGGATGTTGCTGCTCGTGGATTGGATATACCTAATGTTGATTTG GTGTTACATTATGAACTACCGAACAGTTCTGAGCTATTTGTTCACAGATCTGGTCGAACAGGGCGAGCTGGGAAGAAAGGACGTGCCATTCTTATTTACACTAATGAGCAAACTCGAGCTGTCAGGACCATTGAGCGAGATGTTGGATGCAAGTTTACTGAG CTTCCAAGAATTATGGTAGAAGGGGGAGGTGAAGACATGTTTGGTGGCATGGGTGGTCGGTTTGACACCTATGGAGGTGGCCGAATGGGTGGCTCAGGTTTTGGTCGTGGGGGTGGTTCTGGTGGGTCTGGATTTGGCCGTTCTGGTGGCTTTGGTGGTCCCTCTGGCCGCAGCAATAGATATGGTGAATCTGGGTCAGGCCGTTCTGGTTCCTTTGGTGGTTCTAGTTCAGGTCGATATGGTGGGTTTGGTGGTTCGAGCTTTGGCAGATCTGGTGGTTTTGGTGACTCAAGTTCAAGGCGTGCTGGTGGTTTTGGAGATTCCACTTCCGGGCGTTTCGGCAGCTCCGGTGATTCTAGCTCAGGACATTTTGGTAGTTTTGGCAACTCTGGTTTTGGCCGTTCTAGCGGTTTCAGCAGCTCCAGCACAAATGGTGGCTTTGGTGGACCGGGCGCGGGCAATTTTGGCAGTTACAATGGAGATTCTGGGAAGGATAATGCTGATGATGCTTGGCCAGGAAGATCTTCTATGAGTTCATCATAG